The genomic stretch GTATGGACTAGAAAACTTGGAATGACTCGTGAAGAAACCTTGGAATGACAAATGAAGGATGATATGAAAAGTCATTCTGAGGCAGGATGCTTTACTGAATTGTTTTTAACCAGGGTATCAAACATCAGGAATGAGTTCAAGTTAAAATTCACAGGAGAATGGAAACATCTTAAGGTCAGTCACTTCACATGCCCATCCTGATACTTTGAATAATCTGGAAAATTGCtgtaaagagaaagagcaaatgtTTTAGTAACCATGCTTTGAATAAAATAGGTCTGGCAACTGACAAATACTTATTAAGGCAGTTCACAAGAATCCAAGAGCACCTTTAGCATTACTTGCAAATGCTACATAACTTCattgaaataagaaatgaaaacaagccTACTCTCTCTAATAAAACAAGCGAATGTctgtaagttatttttttaaatttcagcctctCTTGAGTTTTATGTCTGAACGTCTAACAGATTTTGCAGTGCACATTTTAGAAAGAACTTAAAGCACCGAAGCAAACAGGTTTTTCCGGCACAAGAATTATTTTGGTTTATCCCCAAAATATTAAATGTCCTTCTAAGGCCTGGACTATGATATAaccctgtttcctcattttcacaAAGCTGAAATTCGATAAGCTTCAGGTTATATAAATTGCTTGGCTCTTGGCCATTTATCAAGAAAGCTTCAAACGAGTCAGTTTAGGAGGCAGGCAAACTGAAAGGTGAAAGAGGAACCTCAGTAACTTTAGAATGTCAgagcgtaaaaaaaaaaaaaaaaagaatgtcagagcGTAAAAGAAACCTGTACTTCAGTATCGACGACTTGCATATTAAGATAATAAacgaagagggaaaaaaaaaaaagatcctttgtAATTTGCAGGGGCAGGAATCTATCACTTTAACAGCAGGCCAACTTGATAACTTATGGTTTCCTGCCATATGTCAAACGTTTCTTTAATCTAAAAAACACTGGTCTCACGTATTAGAGTTGCCAAATCAGGTCTGTTTCCTTTATATGGAAATCAATTCTCTGCAAGAGCTTCACTTTCTAAAACGTACCCGACTGTGACAATAATAAAGACATGCGATCGCCGGACACGTTAAATGAAAAAGTACAACGTCCACGTTCCCAAGCGTTTCTGCAAACGTTTCGATAATGAGGCTGCAAAAACACTCCGGATTCTCCTCCCGtgaaggtttttcttttgtttctgagtCTAAATTTCTCCCAACGTGATCGTAAGTTACGGAGGACCTGACCTCCTTTTTTCCGGATCTCCTGCGAGCACGACCCAGGGCGGTGAGAAGTTTCTGGAGCACCACCCTCGGTGCAAACGTGGGACGAAGCGAGTCGGTTCGGACGAGAGAGGGGCTTGCGGCGGAGCTCCCGGCAGGTGAGCTGGGAACTCCGCTGGGAGGCTTCACCGCTGACGGGCCACCACGTCATCCCAGACCCGACATCCAAAcgccctacccccccccccaaaaaaaaaacacaaaaaccactTACCAGAaccacaaacaacaaaaatgaagagGGCCAATAACCAGGGTCCTACGGACGCCTTCTCTTCGGGAGCGTTCCTCTGCAAAAAATGGAAATTCccttttcaaatgcaaaaaaacccccaaacaaaccCGCCTCGACCCCCTCCCCGAACCCCGAGCTCCCGCACCCAccttcccgcccctccccccgccccccccccccgcgtcccGCTCCGGGCTGCGGACACCCCCACGCGGCCCTGCGACCCGGGCCCGACCCCGCCGCTCACCGAGGTCTTGGCGACGTTGCCGCGCTGGGTGATGTTCTTGCTGTGCTTCTCGTTGGCCATGCGGATTCGCTGCTTGGCGACCATGTTCGCGGCGCCGCCACCTGCCCCAGCCGCCGTCGGgctcgcccgcccgccgcccgcctgcccgcctgccctcGGGCCGCCGGAGCGAGGAGGCTCTCAGGCCGGGGCGCTGGCTCCGACCGCCGGGCCTGGGCCGAGCCGAGCGCGGGAGGCCTGGCGACGCCGGACCGGGCGGCCGAGACGCGGGCGCGCGGGGGCCACAGACCGCAGGCCGCCGGGAGCGTGGAGCCCGCGACGACGGAAACGCAACAACCGGCCAGCGCTGTCCGCAGCCTCGAACTACTTCGGGTTCGGCTGCCAACGTCAGCACTGCACGGGCTCCGCCCCGCGGAAGTGCGGGCTCCGCCTGCCGCGGCTGAAGGCGgacgccccgccccgcgccccgcgccccgccccgcccggcgctCTTTAAAGCGCGGCCCCGGAGCTGCGCGTGCGCCTTCGGGCGCCTTTGCCTTCGTCTCTCCACCCCCGGAAGCGAATCGGCCCCGAGGCCTCGTGATACCGGAAGCAGCTCCGCGCGGTTTCCACGCCCGGGGAGACGTGTAGGGGCCGGGTTTGGCCCTCGTGAACTCTGACCCAAGCGCACGCGTTTCTCTTTCCGGGACAAGATGGCGCCGTCCACGCCGCTCCTGACAGGTGAGTCCTGGCCGAGTAAGGGGCTGTTCTTCAGAGCGGTTTCTTTTTGGGTTTATCGCTGTGCGGGAGAACCCGAGAAGCGCCGGTGTCCGATCCGCCTTTCCTTGCGGGCTGTGGAAGCGCTTAAGAGGGCCTTTTGGGACTCGTGGTGCAGCGTGGCCATCGGAAGTGAGGCCCCCCGCCTCCGGCCTCCAGcatccccccccctccccttcgcCTCCCGGTCCTTCCTCTCTGTCGCGTCAAGCTCCCCTGGAATTGAGGGAGGGGGACAAGCTCAGAAGGTGCTAGGTGGCCTTGTTCCCCGGGGCCGCCGCGCTGGTTTTATACGGACCCTTACCTGGTGACCGACCCAGGTGACAGGGAGACGTCGTGGCCTCTGTGATAAGGAAGACACATCAGCAAACGACTAAGCCACCGGAGCGAGCGACACGCACTGAATACACCCGAGTGATGCCGAATTCTGTGCTCCTCGCTGTAGTGAGACTTGAAGGACCGAATAGAGAGAGCAGAGCGGCGGGAGTGTGGTCTGGACTTGTGGCAGTGGCCGTCATAGGAACGGCCTAGCAGGGGATCCCGGGGGGCGCCCAGGGGCtccatcagcccagggcgtgaccccggggtcccgggatcgagtcccgcgtcgggtcgggctccccgcacggagcctgcttctccctctgcctgggtctctgcctcttcctctgtgtctctcatgaataagtaaagaaaaaataaataaataaataaataaataaataaataaataaataaataaataaataaataaataataataataaatagaaagaaagaaagaaagaaagaaagaaagagaacctAGCAGCGTCTGAGGTTGACATGGTCATGAGCATTTTCGAATTTGAACATGAGAGGATTCCTGAGATTTTGAAGGCGGAGGCAGAGTTTATAATTCTGGAAAAGATGATTAAACTTGAGTTTTGGACTGTGTCCGGGGAGACTGGACTAGGGTAAGGGCTGGGATTCTCGTATGAGTATCAAGTAAAGAAGGGGGAGGTCGGGAGAGAAAAGGGTAGAGGCTTTTTAAAAGGCATGGGTAGCTTACATAGAAGGGAAAAAAGTTATTAACAGAAaggtctactttttttttttttaagattttatgtatttattcatgagagatggactgagagggaggcagggacatggaggcagagggagaagcaggctccacgcagggacctgatgcaggactcgaactcagcaccccccccccccccccgccggggtcAGTACAGGAGCCaaggcaaaagctcaaccactgagccacccaggttcccggAGGGTTGTCTCCTTTTGAAGATGGGGGTTATGTCCCCCTGAGACTTGAATCCTAAAAAGCTGTGGCACTTTCTGGCATCCTCCGTTTTAAGACTTCTGTTGTTAAGCACCACATCGGCTCCTATCAGTCTTGACTATCCGCAATTCCTTCATCAGATATCTATCAAATACTGACTGTAACTTGTTAGATGACATGTCGGGCCGATGTTGTTAAAAGGCTTAATTACATGCTTAAGTGAATCTCCCCCCCGCCTCTGGCTTCACAGAGATCACTAGTATGCTATTCACAGTTTTGGAATTCTAAATGCTTATTGaagtctaattaaaaaaaatagtacattaaaaatatctgatagattttcctctcctttaaaaATCCTTACAGGGTCTTCTCCATGCTTACAGGGTGAATTCCATCCTGTCTAACATAGCGTGTGGAACCCTTCATAATCCTTGAGAAGCTCTTTGCATTtccttcccctccacccaccctaTTTCGTACTCCATCGATATCGTACTGCTTATAAAACCCTCAAAAAATCTACGTCTTCAGTCTAGGACTATGCTGTTCCTCTTGATTTGGCCtacttcttttcatcttttaaaattcatttcaggggcccctgggtggctcagttggttaagtgtctgccttcagctcaagtcacaatcctgggagtcctggggtggagccccctCGTCGTgcaccatgctcagtggggagtctgcttctccctctccctctgctcctcctgcttgtgcgctctcactcactttcaaataaatagataataaaagtaagtgaataaaattcatttcaaaataattgctTTTTGAAGCCTTTCTCCACTTTCCTCATATGATCTGTTAATCCCAGGCtgtttttgtacatatatatatgtgtgtgtgtatatatatatatatgtacatacatacttaattttttttttttttttcacttttcgcTTAGGTTAATTACCTGGTTGCTTAGAGGTTTTTCTGCCTTGCTAGACTGTGAACTCCTTGGTGGGGGCAGAGTGTTACTCATCCCTGTCTTCTCAGTACCAAGTACAGTGCATGGTAAATAACAGACATCCTCAGTGTTTGATGGAAGAGCAAATTCATAAAGGATGACCACTTTGTTTATAGTCAGTTTTACAAAGAATGACGCTTTTCTTAACGATGCTTAAAATCAGAGACTTTGTAAGAACTTGAAGGTTAGCTAGTCAGTCAGTCCCTTAGATTCTCATATTCATAGAGGCCCAGAGATACTCACATTGTAAATTGGCAGAATCAGGATTATACTCAGCCATGCAACTCCATggtccatttttcttttacttgaacACACTGATTAATTCTTTAAACACTGTTAGTATAGATATTTCAGTCAATAATAGATTCTTTTATTTGGTCTCAttcatgtggggaatataaaaattagtgaaagggaataaaaggaaaggagagaaaatgagtgaaaatatcagtgagggtgacaaaacatgagaagacacctaactctgggaaacgaacaaggggtagtggaaggggaggagggcgggggggcggttagggtgactgggtgatgggcactgaggggggcacttggcgggatgagcactgggtgttatgctatatgttggcaaattgaactccaataaaaagttttttaaaataatagattctTTTACTTTCAGAATCGTTTTTTAAACTTAGACTTGTGGGATTTTTGGAGTTTGGAATAATCTGGACATTGTCCAGTAAATTCTGTTATCACAATTTTTATTGGAAATGACAAGGCCAGAGAGAGCATACCTGGGTGGCTAATTCCATTGAGCGTCTGATTCtcaacttcagctcaggtcatggtctccaagttgtgagatccagctctAGCTCTTGGCGTTTGGGACTCCACGCTTTGTGGGAGGTCTGCTTGgcattctttccctctccctctgcccttcctcctgctcatatatgttctctctctctctttctctctctcaaaacaatcaatttttaaaacaaaattcattctCAGGCTAACATTCTCCAGGTTTACCTGGAACTCAACCAGCTTGGCCACCTAAAGGGAAGCACATTTTTTGCCAGTCTCAGTCCATGCTGGCTGtctttggcttggcttggctAGATCTTGCTCATCTTTGAATCAACTTTTATTTGAATCACCAGAACCAAATTCTGTTCTCACCTTAGGATAGTTTCCCCTGAAAATTAGAATCTTCCAGATTCTGATGGCTTTATATGAAACCCATATATCTGATCAGCTTGCCTGGTTGAGGACACTGagataatttattcaaaatagaGTCATTGTCCTACATTGATAGGTACTGCAATGGATGTAAGGGTTGGAAAAGGTTTTCCATTATAGTGATCCTTATGTCCCTGGCATAGGACCCTTGTTTGTTGGAGCCTAATAGTTTTCTCATTAACTCAGGTCTAGAGCAATAAATGGTATACGAGTAACCAGAAAGGctactaatatttaaaaagattatttaagtgcaatatttaatatgattgtttttaaacagtttttcTGTGTGAAACTCTGGTATTTATCACTTTATTGATAAGAACTGTTCACATTTTAGGTTTCTCTCCCTAATAAAATATGTTTCCAGATGGCCTTTGATTAAAGGGGAAAATCATTCAAAACAAGGGATCACATTAACTCTCAGTACACTGTATTAAACTATCTCTATTCTTTTCAATGTTTCTCACATTCAGTCACTTCTAATTAAAATGAATTCCTCATTAGAAAGCCACATGtggaaaaattgtttttgttattgaaaaGAACTTTtggatccctatttatttttgctttgttaacTTGTAATACAGTTTATGTTCTGTTATGAATCCGGTTTTGTGTTTCTTCTAATAAACTTTGTATATCTATTTATTCTTGTATAAGTTACTCAAACTGATTATATCCAGTAAAGTATCTTGGTGTTTCCAAAATGTCTTACAGCACTTTTTCATAGTCATGCTTCTGTGTAAGGAGGTGTGAAATAAAGTATTTGTTGTAAGTAGTGGTTTATATGTATGAACAAGATGTAGTGATTCAATATGATTTTTATGATGAATTCAATTGATAATTAGTCCCCTTAAAATAGACATATCTGTTATAAAGAATATCACCAACAATATCACTGGTTTTAAAGTAGCTCTGATTAGTACTTTAAtctcataggatttttttttaccttagtaCAAAAGTTTTggtctattcattttttttattttgatgtaacaTTTTTGTTTGGTATTCCCAAGCAAATCCATTCTTGAGAAATGCTGACAAACTTTTTTTCAAACTTTGGTTTAATTTTTGCCATATTATAAACAAGCATTATAAAAAACGATGgtctttttaaaagccttatatttttatatgatttaagATTTACAAAAGTCTTCCCAAGTGCCCTTCACCTAGCTTTCTCCAATGATAACATGTAACCCTAGTACATTATCAAAACTAGGAAATTGGTGCTTGTACAGTAGTATTTACTAAACTATAATCCTTATTTGGTTTTCACAaagttttgtttaagattttatttatttattcatgagagagacagagagagaggcagagacacaggcagagggagaagcaggctccatgcagggaacacgatgtgggactcgatcctgggtctccaggatcacgccctgggctgaaggcagcgccaaaccactgagccacccaggctgcccaagatttcaccaatttgtgtgtatatatggtaCTAAGAAATTTTATCACATATGTGATACATGTAACCACCACTATCAGAATGTTGAACTGCTCCATCATCACAAAGATGCTatcctggggtgtctgggtggctcctcTAGTTAAGTATGATATCAAGTGCAGTGTCAGGCTCTGTCCTGGGTGtggagctgcttaagattctctctctgcaccttccACCCCACCTCTGCTGGTGcatacatgttctctctctctctctctctctctctctcaaaaaagaaggaggaggcgcctgggtagttcagctggttaagcatctgccttctagggtcccaggatcgagccccacatcaagctccccactcagcggggggtctgcttctccctctgccccttcccctcctctctcttttttgctcttgaataaataagatcttagaaagaaagaagatgctaCACTTATATTGTGAGACCCTCCTTCCAACTCTAACCATGGACAGTCAGTGATATGTCTttgataattttgtcatttcaggagtgttatataaatggaatcagaaaatataaCTTGGATTTTTGTGTTAAAACTAGTCTTTATTTAGAATGTGAACATGTGCATGTTGAAAAGCAGTTGATCAATTTGACTCAAGATTTTGTTTCTCCAGAAACCTACTAAAACCAGGAAGTAAAAACCACATGAGACTGAATGCTACTTGAGCGGGAAAGAGTGACACTTttcacactgatttttttctgtcaagTGTTGTGTTTCAAAATTTTGAGTTAATAATCTGCATGAAAAAGTGTGAGTTAAGTAGTTTTTGTTCCTCACTCCTgttcttagtccattcaggctccagtaacaaaaatatcatagagtgggtggcttaaacaacatttatttcccaTACTTCTGGAGTCTGAGAAGTTCAAGGTCAAGATACTAGCAGTTTTGGTGTCTGGTAGGAGCCTACTCCTGATTCAAAGACAACCATTGTCTGCTGTGTCGTCATAGGGCAGAGGGGCAAGGGAGCTTCCTGGAATCTCTTTCATAAGGGCGCtgtaatcccatttatgagggctcTGCTGTCCTGATCTAATTACTCCCCAAAGGCCaacttccaaataccatcacagtaGGGATTAAGTTTCAACATATGGAGGAGGTGGGTGGTAAACATTTGGTTTACAGTAGATCCTTTGAAGTTTTCTACCTGTCTTAGTTTTGTATGTAGGTATGatgtagaaattttagaaaaggaaaaccttGTACTGGTTGTCCTGAATACTCTGAAAGTTCCCACGGCTGCGGTCAGAAGGCTACCTTCATGCGTTCTGCGGTATAGCTGTCCCTTTAGGTCAaatgacccttgaacaacattggtttgaactgtgcaggtccacttacacattttttaaaaataaatacagtacaataccgtgttttccttatgattttcttagtaacactTGGTTTTCTATAGCTTATTTACCTTGTTGCAAGACtacagtgtataatacatatacaaagtaCATGTTAATTGAccatttatgttatcagtaagactGTGGGCTACCAGTAGTAAGTATTTGGGGGAGTCAAGTAATTCACAAGTTTTCATTTGCACAGGATTCAGCACCCACCCCTAACCCtgcgttgttcaagggtcaactgtataatgTACAAAAGCTTTGAATTTTACCCCAGGTAAACATTGTGGTTGATGATAACAGCAAAATCAACAAATAGGACCAAGGTCACTAGTTACAAGTTCATGAGAATGCAAGAAGCTGACACTTTTGCGTTTTCTTTTTATCCAGTCACTTCAGGCATATGTTTTCAGGGCCATCGGTTAAGGTCATAGAACATGATTTGATTGCATCATCCTAGGGCACATTTTCTATTATGCCACAGCTTCACTGGAGCTTCACTGATGATACGCTGTTTTATTTCCTAGGTCTGTATGTAAACTCTGTA from Vulpes vulpes isolate BD-2025 chromosome 11, VulVul3, whole genome shotgun sequence encodes the following:
- the SERP1 gene encoding stress-associated endoplasmic reticulum protein 1; this encodes MVAKQRIRMANEKHSKNITQRGNVAKTSRNAPEEKASVGPWLLALFIFVVCGSAIFQIIQSIRMGM